A genomic segment from Clostridia bacterium encodes:
- the pstS gene encoding phosphate ABC transporter substrate-binding protein PstS, whose translation MIRSFKLMLFMALLATLASAQTTLNGAGATFPYPMYSKWFSEYHKKNPNVQINYQSIGSGGGIRQVLAGTVEFGASDGPMTDEQLSQAKTKILHIPTVLGSVVPAYNVPGVSAELKFTPEVLAGIFMGRITSWNDPQIAKANPGVNLPAQSIIVVHRSDGSGTTFIFTDYLSSVSPEWKSSAGKGTSVKWPVGMGAKGNEGVAGMIRQLQGSIGYIELIYAVQNKIPYGTVKNKAGSFVKATLESTTAAAASAKMPADFRVSIVNAPGKDAYPIASFTWLLVSAQSKDAGKGKIMSEFLNWMLDEGQKMTPQLTYAPLPKDVIEKVRATVKQVR comes from the coding sequence GTGATTCGCTCTTTCAAGTTAATGCTGTTCATGGCGCTGTTGGCCACGCTGGCATCCGCGCAGACCACGTTGAATGGCGCCGGCGCCACCTTCCCGTATCCGATGTACTCCAAGTGGTTCAGCGAGTACCACAAGAAGAACCCCAACGTTCAGATCAATTATCAGTCGATTGGCAGCGGCGGCGGTATCCGCCAGGTGCTGGCCGGAACCGTTGAGTTTGGCGCCAGCGATGGTCCCATGACGGACGAACAACTCTCGCAGGCGAAGACGAAAATCCTGCATATCCCGACTGTGCTCGGCTCCGTCGTTCCGGCCTACAACGTGCCCGGCGTGAGTGCGGAACTGAAGTTCACGCCCGAAGTGCTCGCCGGAATTTTCATGGGCCGCATCACAAGCTGGAACGATCCGCAGATTGCGAAAGCGAATCCCGGCGTCAACCTGCCCGCCCAATCAATCATCGTGGTGCATCGCTCGGATGGCAGTGGCACAACCTTCATTTTTACCGACTACCTCTCCAGCGTGAGTCCGGAGTGGAAGAGCTCGGCCGGCAAGGGCACCAGCGTGAAGTGGCCTGTTGGAATGGGCGCGAAAGGCAATGAAGGTGTCGCAGGCATGATCCGGCAGCTACAGGGTTCCATCGGCTACATCGAACTGATCTACGCCGTTCAAAACAAAATTCCGTACGGCACCGTTAAGAACAAGGCGGGAAGCTTCGTAAAGGCCACACTGGAAAGCACCACGGCAGCAGCGGCTTCCGCCAAGATGCCAGCCGACTTCCGCGTGTCCATCGTGAACGCTCCCGGAAAGGACGCTTACCCGATTGCCAGTTTCACCTGGCTGCTTGTTTCTGCACAGTCCAAAGACGCGGGGAAGGGCAAGATCATGAGCGAGTTCCTGAATTGGATGTTGGACGAAGGACAGAAAATGACGCCGCAGTTGACCTATGCACCGCTGCCGAAAGACGTGATCGAAAAGGTTCGCGCAACGGTGAAGCAGGTTCGGTAA
- a CDS encoding PhoU domain-containing protein, translating into MNSNRSHLVELTLEAFRLAHEAATAAAQGIATGNKELLASVRKYERDLDGLDRDVDDLVTTTITQVSAPEAHELLACMKFVIALERIGDLLLSFANRADSVAQRIDRQDAEDLARMASRLEHMVATVQSAFSNRSLDAAVDVLRSDSELDRLRNLIVLRHLEPATDDTRQESFHVVFMAQELERAGDHTKNMAEEVCHLVSGHTVRHVLRSYDRPVEQMFIEHLRRQQGEHSR; encoded by the coding sequence ATGAATAGCAACAGATCGCACCTGGTGGAATTGACGTTGGAGGCATTTCGCCTGGCTCATGAGGCGGCTACCGCTGCCGCCCAGGGTATCGCAACGGGCAACAAAGAACTGCTCGCCTCTGTGCGCAAGTATGAGCGCGACCTCGACGGGCTGGACCGCGATGTTGATGATCTGGTCACCACAACCATCACTCAGGTCAGCGCGCCGGAAGCCCACGAATTACTTGCTTGCATGAAATTTGTCATCGCGTTGGAACGTATCGGCGATCTTCTGCTGAGCTTCGCGAATCGTGCTGATTCGGTGGCACAGCGGATCGATCGTCAGGATGCGGAGGACCTGGCGCGGATGGCCTCGCGGCTTGAGCACATGGTCGCCACCGTGCAGAGTGCGTTTAGCAATCGCAGCCTGGACGCTGCGGTGGATGTGTTACGCTCCGACTCCGAACTTGATCGCCTTCGCAATCTGATAGTTCTGCGGCATCTCGAGCCTGCGACGGACGATACGCGCCAGGAGAGCTTCCACGTTGTTTTCATGGCGCAGGAGCTTGAGCGCGCAGGCGACCATACGAAGAACATGGCGGAAGAAGTTTGCCACCTCGTCAGCGGACACACCGTCCGGCACGTCCTCCGTAGCTACGACCGTCCTGTCGAGCAGATGTTTATTGAGCACCTGCGCCGGCAACAGGGCGAGCACTCCCGCTGA
- a CDS encoding ATP-binding protein — MRSRIFFKTLAAFVLVIAAATLTLDISIRRAWEESLYSEIERSLREKTLMFAGSVQADSQHAVQKTTAETAKAADARATVIDSTGRVLADSEADPAHMENHSTRPEFAEALRGRVGISTRGSHTIGIDFLYIAAPVNGGAVRLAYPLQSIAATTRKIRRTLLFSSILAILLAMLLAAIAAQSITRRLQSIVRFAETVAEGDLSARLDERSSDEIAQVAKVLDATAHKLEESFAAVETSRRELEAVLNGMQEAVIAVGADTRVKWANQRMERLLGVRQDSALVETVRDPELLATVRTAMTTRAVCSARATSIVPGRMFQVTAAPMPAGGAVAVLHDLTDIERVEKTRRDFIANVSHELRTPLTSIQGYAETLLDGPPESGSREFLEIIRKNAARMTRLTEDLLVLARVESGEQHFDLKPLAPSELLRDAQQNFSETGASAVLLEIDDRSTRLVGVDRDAIFQVFTNLIDNALKYAASGGRIVIGARDVEAGVEFFVRDFGPGISSEHLSRLFERFYRVDTARSRESGGTGLGLAIAKHIVLAHGGTIRVESELHHGSTFAFMLRTAEATAHA, encoded by the coding sequence GTGAGAAGCCGAATCTTCTTCAAAACGCTTGCGGCGTTCGTGCTGGTCATCGCGGCCGCGACCTTGACGCTCGACATCAGTATCCGCCGTGCGTGGGAAGAGTCGCTCTACTCTGAGATTGAACGCTCGCTTCGCGAGAAGACGCTGATGTTTGCCGGCAGCGTCCAGGCCGACTCGCAACACGCCGTACAGAAGACCACAGCCGAGACCGCGAAAGCGGCAGATGCGCGCGCCACCGTCATCGATTCCACCGGGCGGGTGCTTGCCGACTCGGAAGCCGATCCTGCGCACATGGAAAACCACAGTACGCGTCCGGAGTTTGCGGAGGCGCTTCGCGGCCGTGTCGGGATATCCACGCGCGGAAGTCATACGATCGGCATCGACTTCCTCTACATCGCGGCTCCGGTGAATGGCGGTGCCGTGAGGCTGGCGTACCCGCTGCAATCGATAGCTGCAACGACGCGAAAGATTCGACGCACACTGCTGTTCAGTTCGATTCTGGCCATCCTGCTCGCGATGCTGCTCGCCGCAATCGCGGCCCAGAGCATCACACGACGCCTGCAGAGCATTGTTCGTTTCGCCGAAACGGTTGCCGAGGGAGATCTCTCTGCGCGCCTGGACGAGCGCTCGTCAGATGAGATCGCGCAGGTCGCTAAAGTGCTGGACGCGACTGCACACAAACTTGAGGAAAGCTTTGCCGCCGTGGAAACCAGCCGGCGTGAACTCGAAGCCGTTCTCAATGGTATGCAGGAAGCCGTGATCGCCGTCGGGGCCGACACTCGCGTGAAATGGGCGAACCAGCGTATGGAACGGCTGCTCGGCGTTCGTCAAGACTCCGCGCTGGTTGAGACCGTGCGCGATCCAGAATTGCTGGCGACGGTGCGCACTGCGATGACGACGCGTGCTGTGTGTTCGGCGCGCGCAACCAGCATCGTTCCGGGGCGCATGTTCCAGGTGACTGCGGCACCCATGCCGGCAGGCGGGGCCGTCGCGGTATTGCACGACTTGACCGATATTGAACGCGTGGAGAAGACCAGGCGTGATTTCATCGCCAACGTCTCCCACGAATTGCGTACTCCGCTCACTTCCATCCAGGGTTACGCAGAAACTTTGCTGGATGGACCCCCGGAGTCGGGTTCGCGTGAGTTTCTTGAGATCATCCGCAAGAACGCTGCTCGCATGACTCGTTTAACCGAGGACCTGCTGGTGCTGGCGCGCGTGGAATCCGGCGAGCAGCACTTCGATTTGAAGCCGCTGGCCCCAAGCGAACTTCTGCGCGATGCGCAGCAGAACTTTTCCGAGACGGGCGCGAGTGCAGTCTTGCTGGAGATCGACGATCGATCGACGAGACTGGTGGGCGTGGATCGCGACGCCATCTTCCAGGTCTTTACGAATCTTATCGACAACGCTTTGAAGTATGCCGCTTCGGGTGGCCGCATCGTCATCGGCGCGAGGGATGTGGAAGCTGGAGTTGAATTCTTCGTGCGCGACTTCGGGCCGGGCATCTCGTCCGAGCACCTGTCGCGCCTCTTCGAGCGCTTCTATCGCGTGGACACGGCCCGCTCGCGCGAGAGCGGTGGTACCGGTCTTGGGCTGGCAATTGCAAAACATATCGTGCTGGCGCACGGCGGGACGATTCGGGTCGAAAGCGAATTGCACCACGGCTCAACGTTCGCGTTCATGCTACGGACGGCGGAAGCCACGGCGCACGCCTGA
- a CDS encoding response regulator transcription factor: MKSTIFVVEDDADIARLIRHNLEGAGFLVRSFSALTSVVLEAEKDPPSLFLLDIMVPGGDGFELCRRIRQTQSIAMTPVIFLTAKTGESDRVLGLELGADDYISKPFSPRELVARIKAVLRRFERPLPPQIVEAGDINIDTGAMILTVRGKQVPTTATEFRLLDYLARHPGRVFTRDQLLDAVWRDTAYVTPRSVDVYVRRIREKIERDPENPRFLKTVRGAGYRFEAPK, encoded by the coding sequence GTGAAGTCCACGATATTCGTGGTTGAAGACGACGCCGACATAGCCCGTCTCATACGCCATAACCTCGAGGGCGCCGGTTTCCTCGTGCGCTCGTTCTCGGCTTTGACCAGTGTCGTCCTGGAAGCCGAGAAAGACCCGCCTTCGTTATTTCTTCTGGACATCATGGTTCCCGGCGGAGACGGCTTCGAGCTTTGCCGCCGTATACGGCAGACGCAATCCATCGCGATGACGCCGGTCATTTTCCTGACTGCAAAGACAGGCGAAAGCGACCGTGTGCTCGGCCTCGAACTCGGCGCAGACGATTACATCAGCAAACCTTTCAGCCCTCGCGAACTGGTGGCGCGCATCAAGGCCGTACTGCGCCGGTTCGAGCGCCCACTGCCGCCGCAAATCGTGGAAGCCGGTGACATCAACATCGACACCGGAGCCATGATCCTGACCGTCCGCGGCAAGCAGGTGCCAACGACTGCGACCGAATTCCGGCTGCTTGATTACCTGGCGCGGCATCCGGGACGCGTCTTTACGCGCGACCAGTTGCTCGATGCCGTCTGGCGCGATACTGCGTACGTGACGCCGCGTTCGGTGGACGTTTACGTGCGGCGCATTCGCGAGAAGATCGAGCGCGATCCAGAGAATCCAAGGTTTCTGAAGACCGTCCGCGGGGCAGGCTACCGCTTTGAGGCACCGAAGTGA
- a CDS encoding Xaa-Pro peptidase family protein, with the protein MSDDGKAVTNPERIALLQQHLKENELDALICALPAHVLMMTGYWPVVGKSIAVVTTEGEVAILAPEDEEELTAVGWATAIETYPPNSLERLTTPVESAAEGLRRLARKLKVHCARIGYEFGPASEPASYAAMNIFGCSMVNLLRTAAPSAALAPADDILQRLTTTKTPLEIARIRRSCSIAQSAFAKGREHLRAGMDEQQIAVLFRAGLSTGSIASSGVQRADGFAYCMSGPNSAKAFGAYARSRYRHLEPGDFVLLHCNSYADGYWTDITRTYVLGKPDERQQVLYEAVMQAHAAALREVRSGAKTADVDHAAREVLRQRGLADAFKHSTGHGVGFAAISANAHPRLHPSSQETLAAGMVFNIEPAVYIDGYGGIRHCDMVAITDAGTEILTPFHASLPELTIH; encoded by the coding sequence GTGAGCGACGACGGCAAAGCCGTGACTAACCCGGAGCGTATCGCGCTCCTGCAACAACATTTGAAGGAGAACGAGCTCGACGCGCTGATTTGCGCGCTACCTGCACACGTTCTCATGATGACTGGCTACTGGCCGGTTGTGGGTAAGAGCATCGCTGTTGTAACCACCGAAGGCGAAGTGGCAATTCTCGCGCCAGAAGACGAAGAAGAACTGACGGCCGTAGGGTGGGCGACTGCGATTGAAACATATCCTCCGAACTCACTAGAGCGTCTGACGACGCCGGTGGAGTCTGCCGCCGAAGGGCTGCGCCGGTTGGCGCGGAAGCTAAAGGTACACTGCGCACGCATAGGTTATGAGTTCGGACCCGCGTCAGAGCCGGCCTCCTATGCGGCGATGAATATCTTCGGCTGCAGCATGGTCAACCTGCTACGTACGGCGGCACCCTCGGCGGCGCTCGCGCCCGCCGACGACATTCTTCAGCGCCTGACAACGACGAAAACGCCGCTCGAAATTGCGCGGATTCGGCGCTCGTGCAGCATCGCCCAGAGCGCCTTCGCGAAGGGACGCGAGCACCTGCGCGCAGGCATGGATGAGCAGCAGATAGCTGTGCTGTTCCGGGCCGGCCTGAGCACTGGTTCCATCGCTAGCTCGGGGGTACAACGCGCCGACGGCTTCGCCTATTGCATGAGTGGACCCAACTCGGCGAAGGCGTTCGGAGCGTATGCGCGTTCGCGTTATCGACACCTGGAGCCTGGGGATTTCGTTCTGCTGCACTGCAATTCGTACGCAGACGGCTACTGGACGGACATTACGCGCACTTATGTTCTTGGCAAGCCCGATGAGCGTCAGCAGGTTCTATACGAGGCAGTAATGCAGGCTCATGCGGCGGCCCTGCGGGAGGTTCGTTCCGGCGCGAAGACTGCCGACGTGGACCACGCGGCACGCGAGGTGTTGCGACAGCGGGGGCTGGCTGACGCCTTCAAGCACAGCACAGGGCACGGTGTCGGATTCGCTGCCATTTCGGCCAACGCACATCCCCGCCTGCACCCGTCCTCGCAGGAAACGCTTGCAGCAGGCATGGTGTTCAACATTGAGCCTGCCGTATACATCGACGGTTATGGCGGAATCCGCCACTGCGACATGGTGGCAATCACGGATGCCGGGACGGAGATCCTGACTCCGTTCCACGCAAGCCTGCCTGAGCTGACGATTCATTAG
- a CDS encoding FAD-linked oxidase C-terminal domain-containing protein: protein MLLSRVEGEVRFDDGSRALYATDGSNYRQVPIGVVVPRSTDDVLATLEACRKVGAPVLARGGGTSLAGQCCNVAVVMDFSKYMNRVLEINAAGSYARVQPGVVLDDLRKQATLHGLTFGPDPATHNHCTLGGMIGNNSCGVHSVMAGRTSDNVEDLDIVTYDGHRMRVGRTSDDELEKVIREAGRRGDIYRRLKALRDRYAQLVRDRYPKIPRRVSGYNLDELLPENGFNVARALVGSECTCVIVNEAKLRLVKNPAVRTLVVLGYPDVYSAGDHIPEVMSFGPIGCEGIDDHLVSYIKKKNMHIRDLDLLPEGNGWLLVEFGGDTRDESDDKGRRMIDALRGSPNAPKMQLYDDRTKEQMIWEIRESGLGATAFVPGEPVTWEGWEDSAVPPDKVGAYLRDFRKLLEKHGYGCALYGHFGQGCIHTRIDFVLSSADGIANYRSFVEEAADVVISYGGSLSGEHGDGQSRAELLPKMFGPELIEAFREFKSIWDPEWKMNPGKVVSAYRLDDNLRLGEHYRPWEPKTHFHYPEDHGSFANAALRCVGVGECRRHEGKTMCPSYRATLEEMHTTRGRAHLLFEMVKGDVLHDGWRDESVRESLDLCLACKGCKGDCPVNVDMATYKAEFLAHYYEGRIRPRHAYAFGNVDIWAALASNFAGIANLVTQTPGLSAIAKFAAGMPQQRQIPAFAPVTFKKWFRERPVRNGSRPKVLLWPDTFNNYFLPHTSRAAVEVLEAAGFQVVVPQERLCCGRPLYDFGMLDRAKRLIRRTLDVLGDAIDSGIPVVGLEPSCVAVFRDEMPNLFPNDEHAKRLHDQTYIFSDFLEQHAKDFAPPPLHRKAIVQGHCHHKALFRMDTEEAALKRAGLDCEIPNNGCCGLAGSFGFEKDKYDVSMKIAEIELKPLLERATPETIIVADGFSCREQIAQTSDRHALHLAEVMQMALHGEQSVPKQFPEQEIVAVQERERKLSILRVTLRAAAGLAVIAGGALIWAMRRK, encoded by the coding sequence ATGTTACTAAGCCGCGTTGAGGGAGAAGTTCGTTTCGACGATGGCAGCCGCGCGCTCTATGCGACGGATGGCTCGAACTATCGGCAGGTGCCAATCGGTGTGGTCGTGCCGCGCAGCACAGACGATGTGCTCGCGACTTTGGAAGCCTGCCGGAAAGTGGGTGCGCCCGTGCTGGCGCGAGGCGGAGGAACCAGTCTGGCGGGGCAGTGCTGCAACGTGGCAGTCGTAATGGACTTTAGTAAGTACATGAACCGCGTGCTTGAGATCAACGCAGCCGGCTCCTATGCGCGCGTGCAGCCCGGCGTTGTGCTCGACGACCTTCGCAAGCAAGCCACCCTCCACGGGCTGACATTTGGCCCCGATCCTGCGACGCACAACCATTGCACACTCGGCGGCATGATCGGCAACAACTCCTGCGGAGTGCACTCGGTGATGGCCGGGCGCACGTCTGACAACGTCGAAGACCTCGACATCGTTACCTACGACGGCCACCGAATGCGCGTGGGGCGCACGTCGGACGACGAACTCGAGAAGGTCATTCGCGAAGCTGGCCGTCGCGGAGACATTTACCGACGCCTCAAGGCGCTGCGCGACCGCTACGCGCAACTCGTGCGCGACCGCTATCCGAAGATTCCGCGACGTGTTTCCGGCTACAACCTCGACGAACTTCTTCCGGAGAACGGCTTCAACGTCGCGCGCGCTCTCGTCGGGTCGGAATGCACCTGCGTCATTGTGAATGAAGCCAAGCTGCGCCTGGTCAAGAACCCAGCCGTGCGCACGCTGGTTGTGCTCGGCTATCCGGACGTTTACTCGGCCGGAGATCACATTCCCGAGGTGATGAGCTTCGGGCCAATCGGTTGCGAGGGTATCGACGACCACCTGGTGAGCTACATCAAGAAGAAGAACATGCACATTCGCGACCTCGACCTGCTGCCGGAGGGAAACGGATGGTTGCTGGTTGAGTTCGGCGGGGACACCAGGGATGAATCGGACGACAAGGGCAGACGCATGATCGATGCCCTGCGCGGCAGCCCGAATGCGCCGAAGATGCAACTTTACGACGACAGGACAAAGGAGCAGATGATCTGGGAGATACGCGAGTCGGGCCTTGGTGCGACGGCGTTCGTCCCCGGAGAACCGGTCACATGGGAAGGATGGGAGGACTCGGCGGTTCCGCCCGATAAGGTCGGTGCTTACCTGCGCGACTTCCGCAAGTTGCTTGAGAAGCATGGCTATGGATGCGCACTCTACGGACACTTCGGCCAGGGCTGCATTCACACGCGCATCGACTTCGTCCTGAGCAGCGCGGACGGCATCGCGAACTACCGATCATTTGTCGAGGAGGCCGCCGACGTTGTGATCAGCTACGGAGGCTCGCTCAGTGGCGAACACGGGGACGGGCAGTCGCGCGCCGAACTGTTGCCCAAGATGTTTGGGCCGGAACTCATCGAAGCATTTCGCGAGTTCAAATCCATATGGGATCCGGAATGGAAGATGAATCCAGGGAAGGTGGTGAGCGCATATCGTCTCGACGACAATCTCCGGCTGGGCGAGCATTATCGCCCATGGGAGCCAAAGACTCACTTCCACTATCCCGAGGATCATGGGAGTTTCGCGAACGCGGCTCTGCGATGCGTAGGAGTCGGCGAGTGCCGTCGGCATGAGGGCAAGACCATGTGCCCGAGTTATCGCGCGACGCTGGAAGAGATGCATACGACGCGTGGTCGCGCGCACCTCCTCTTCGAAATGGTGAAGGGCGATGTGCTCCATGATGGCTGGCGCGATGAAAGCGTGCGTGAATCGCTCGACCTGTGCCTTGCCTGCAAGGGCTGTAAAGGCGATTGTCCGGTCAACGTGGATATGGCGACCTACAAGGCTGAGTTTCTCGCGCACTACTACGAGGGCCGCATCCGTCCGCGCCACGCTTATGCTTTCGGGAACGTGGATATTTGGGCCGCGCTTGCCTCGAACTTTGCGGGGATCGCAAACCTCGTGACGCAAACGCCTGGCCTGAGTGCGATTGCAAAGTTTGCTGCTGGAATGCCGCAGCAGCGTCAAATCCCCGCCTTCGCTCCGGTCACGTTTAAGAAGTGGTTTCGTGAACGTCCAGTGCGAAACGGCAGTCGCCCAAAAGTTCTCCTGTGGCCGGATACCTTCAACAACTACTTCCTGCCGCACACATCGAGGGCAGCTGTCGAAGTGCTTGAGGCTGCCGGGTTCCAGGTCGTTGTGCCGCAGGAGCGACTCTGTTGCGGACGGCCGCTCTACGATTTTGGAATGCTCGATCGCGCGAAGCGCTTGATCCGCCGAACGCTCGACGTCCTGGGCGACGCAATCGATTCCGGCATTCCCGTCGTCGGACTTGAGCCGAGTTGCGTGGCGGTCTTCCGCGATGAGATGCCGAACCTGTTTCCCAACGACGAGCACGCGAAGCGGCTGCACGACCAGACATATATCTTCAGCGACTTCCTGGAGCAGCACGCGAAAGACTTCGCACCGCCGCCGTTACATCGGAAGGCCATCGTGCAGGGTCACTGTCATCACAAGGCCCTGTTCCGCATGGATACAGAAGAGGCCGCGCTGAAGAGAGCCGGGCTGGATTGTGAAATACCCAATAATGGTTGCTGCGGTCTGGCAGGCTCGTTCGGCTTCGAGAAAGACAAGTACGACGTTTCGATGAAGATTGCAGAGATCGAGCTGAAGCCGCTGCTCGAACGCGCCACGCCGGAGACCATCATCGTGGCCGATGGTTTCAGTTGCCGCGAACAGATTGCGCAAACCTCCGACCGGCACGCGCTACACCTGGCGGAGGTCATGCAGATGGCATTACACGGCGAGCAATCTGTTCCGAAGCAATTCCCAGAGCAGGAGATCGTCGCCGTCCAGGAGCGAGAGCGGAAGCTGTCCATCTTGCGGGTTACGTTGCGGGCTGCGGCCGGACTGGCGGTGATTGCGGGTGGCGCGCTCATCTGGGCGATGAGGCGCAAGTGA
- a CDS encoding enolase C-terminal domain-like protein, with protein sequence MANVLTSRGNKVAIEQIEVDAFTIPTDLPESDGTLEWDRTTLVVIRAKAGGETSLGYGYADLATAKLIGTTLAPVVEGMDAMSTEAAWWAMVRRIRNLGRPGISSMAISCVDSALWDLKARLLGVPLVTLICGAVRSSVPIYGSGGFTSYSDQQLQTQLDGWAQQGIRMVKMKIGRDAVADGNRVRSARAAIGPDIELFVDANGAYSRKQAIAQAERFAAFDVRWFEEPVSSDDLEGLRLIRDRAPAAMDIAAGEYGYDAYYFRRMLDAGAVDVLQADATRCGGITGFLQASALCVAHGLALSAHTAPALHTHLGCALTPVRHLEYFHDHVRIEQMLFDGTPRLVKGELAPDMSRIGLGLELKRADAERYAA encoded by the coding sequence ATGGCTAACGTCCTCACAAGCCGCGGAAACAAAGTTGCAATCGAGCAGATCGAGGTGGACGCATTCACCATCCCTACTGATCTTCCAGAATCGGATGGCACGCTCGAGTGGGATCGCACGACCCTTGTGGTGATACGTGCGAAAGCCGGGGGCGAGACCTCTCTCGGCTATGGGTATGCCGACCTTGCGACGGCCAAACTGATCGGAACGACACTCGCGCCTGTAGTTGAGGGGATGGATGCGATGTCTACAGAAGCGGCCTGGTGGGCCATGGTGCGCCGCATCAGGAACCTGGGACGTCCTGGCATCAGCAGCATGGCCATCTCGTGCGTAGATTCCGCGCTGTGGGATCTCAAGGCGCGCCTGCTCGGAGTCCCGTTAGTCACTTTGATTTGCGGGGCTGTGCGCTCCTCCGTACCGATTTATGGCAGCGGCGGATTCACCTCGTATTCCGACCAGCAGTTGCAAACGCAACTCGATGGCTGGGCCCAGCAGGGCATACGGATGGTGAAGATGAAGATTGGGCGCGATGCTGTCGCCGATGGAAATCGCGTCAGGAGTGCGCGGGCCGCCATTGGGCCAGACATCGAATTGTTCGTGGACGCCAATGGGGCCTACTCGCGCAAGCAGGCGATTGCTCAGGCGGAACGCTTCGCTGCCTTCGATGTGCGCTGGTTCGAAGAACCCGTTTCATCGGATGATCTTGAAGGATTGCGGCTGATTCGCGACCGCGCGCCGGCAGCTATGGACATCGCAGCTGGCGAATACGGCTACGACGCTTACTATTTCCGCCGCATGCTGGATGCCGGAGCCGTGGACGTTCTCCAGGCGGATGCGACGCGGTGCGGTGGCATTACGGGCTTCCTTCAAGCCTCCGCCTTGTGCGTAGCTCACGGCCTTGCTCTTTCGGCGCACACAGCGCCTGCTCTGCACACGCATCTCGGCTGCGCGCTCACGCCAGTGCGGCATCTCGAATATTTTCACGATCACGTCCGGATTGAGCAGATGTTGTTCGACGGCACTCCACGGCTCGTGAAAGGAGAGCTTGCGCCGGACATGTCACGCATTGGGCTTGGCCTGGAACTCAAGCGCGCCGATGCCGAGCGCTACGCTGCCTGA
- a CDS encoding cytochrome C oxidase subunit IV family protein yields the protein MSEPVATVKTFMGVFVTLLILTGITVAVSLINLGPFSAVIALTIATIKALLVVLFFMEVRYSPKITMAVIIAGIFWLGILLALSMTDYLSRAWGTYGQ from the coding sequence ATGTCTGAGCCTGTTGCAACTGTCAAAACGTTTATGGGCGTGTTCGTCACACTGCTCATCCTCACTGGCATCACGGTGGCCGTTTCGCTCATCAATCTCGGCCCTTTTAGCGCCGTCATCGCGTTAACCATAGCGACCATCAAAGCCTTGCTGGTCGTGTTGTTCTTCATGGAAGTACGCTACTCGCCGAAAATAACGATGGCCGTAATCATTGCGGGCATCTTCTGGCTCGGCATTCTCCTAGCGCTGAGTATGACGGACTATCTCAGTCGCGCGTGGGGGACTTACGGCCAGTAA
- a CDS encoding cytochrome c oxidase subunit 3 family protein: protein MEQQRETAAFGMWLFLVTEIMFFGGMFCAYLVYRVSYFDAFVAGSQKMNITLGALNTAVLICSSVTMVLGVHAAKTNRRRATVLFLLLTIMLGLVFLGIKAVEYHEHWIAGEFPGPNFHFDGPDPRHTQLFFSLYFAMTGLHALHMIIGICVVGTIAYFAWKGHYSSEFHTPVEITGLYWHFVDVVWIYLFPLLYLISHKH from the coding sequence ATGGAACAGCAGCGTGAGACTGCCGCGTTTGGCATGTGGCTGTTCCTTGTCACCGAAATCATGTTCTTCGGCGGCATGTTCTGCGCATACCTGGTTTATCGCGTGTCGTACTTCGACGCGTTCGTCGCGGGCAGCCAGAAGATGAACATCACGCTTGGCGCGCTGAACACGGCTGTGCTCATCTGCAGTTCCGTAACGATGGTGCTCGGCGTACACGCGGCGAAAACCAACCGGCGGCGCGCGACTGTTCTGTTCCTGCTCCTCACGATCATGCTTGGATTGGTGTTCCTTGGCATCAAGGCCGTGGAGTACCACGAGCACTGGATTGCCGGTGAGTTTCCTGGGCCGAATTTCCATTTCGACGGCCCTGACCCACGGCATACGCAACTGTTCTTCTCCCTGTATTTCGCCATGACCGGCCTGCACGCGCTGCACATGATCATCGGCATCTGCGTCGTGGGAACAATCGCATACTTCGCGTGGAAAGGGCACTACTCGTCCGAGTTCCACACTCCGGTGGAGATCACCGGCCTGTACTGGCACTTTGTTGACGTGGTCTGGATCTACCTGTTCCCGCTGCTCTACTTGATCAGCCACAAGCATTGA